The genomic interval GTACGGTGGCTTCCGGCCAACCTTCCAAGATTAAGCTTGGCTCGGCCTTGAACCTGGTGCCGCCAGCAACAATGCTACAGGCAAACTCAGGCTGAGATTCTCCCAGCCTGCCTACTGTGATATGAACCCCGTCAAAGTTGTGCTCATCGTCACAGTCCGTTGAGCTGTGAAAGGCCGCCATATTTGCGTGCGAGTGAATAGTCCCGGCAAGCCGCCAAGGATTGGGCAAGTGCGACAAGGGGTGAAGTTCATATTTGCAGCTGGCACCACTGACGGTCTGTTTTGGCACTATAAACTGCCATCGTTTTTCCGCGGGATGGTAGTATATGTAGCCAGCCGCCTCACTGCCATAGCGCTTATATACTTCCCTGAAAAACGCCACAATCTGATTAACGAGTTCCAGTGAAATACGGGAAGCTGTGAACTCGCATAACTCTGTGACGTTAGAAGCTTTCTTCAGCTTTATTGGCACCGTAGCCGTGGACAAGCAGTTGCGCTTGTAGACTTTCCATCCCGTACCATCTATGAGATAGGCCAGATTTGGCAAGTTGGTTACACTGAAATTATCATCCAGTGCGTTAAATACAGGTATGTCGTCATGAAAAAATATAGGTTCCATGTTGATTTACTCCCGTACCGCATACATAGCCGTCTGCCAATGGATACTGTCCGTCTTGAGTGAATATTCCTCTGTTATACCTAGCTGTCGCAGCTTGCGTACGGTTCGCATAATTATATGCTCCGTCCATTGTGCGCGGCGGGCGGATAGTGCGTTCATGTCACATGTTATGAGTCCCTCCAGCCTACCAATTGCGGAAAACAGAGGAAACCCTCTAGGGGCGCTTGGTATGGTTTCCGCCAAAACCTGAGAAGGGGAAAGATTGTGATTTGTTGCCATAGGGTTTATCCCGTTATTTGGTAATCTTGCGCACTGCCAGCCCATTTCCATGATACATCCTCTAGCACAAACAATGGGTTTTCTTCAGTAGCCGCTTGCCAGTTT from Candidatus Micrarchaeota archaeon carries:
- a CDS encoding Mov34/MPN/PAD-1 family protein → MEPIFFHDDIPVFNALDDNFSVTNLPNLAYLIDGTGWKVYKRNCLSTATVPIKLKKASNVTELCEFTASRISLELVNQIVAFFREVYKRYGSEAAGYIYYHPAEKRWQFIVPKQTVSGASCKYELHPLSHLPNPWRLAGTIHSHANMAAFHSSTDCDDEHNFDGVHITVGRLGESQPEFACSIVAGGTRFKAEPSLILEGWPEATVPDEWLRQVTEAKREVVWEDYGSMEPQKKKTPKTKSDFRFLNKPFRVLVDASDDEIRRYGRWS